One Fusobacterium ulcerans DNA segment encodes these proteins:
- a CDS encoding PLP-dependent aminotransferase family protein, whose protein sequence is MTKNTNVDVSYYIQLYENLKSEIIKKNAPNSKFYSIRQVGIKYNTNINTVLKVFKMLERDGYIFSEKGKGFFIKEHSNFSISEEIIPIMESFHFGQTNTEGINFSNGSPPNDYFPQEIYQTLIEKSLKNHGASLLGYQDVQGLESLRILLADYLEEKDIFVSKNDIMITSGTQQSLVIILKTFGGTSLKTVAISSPTYPNALNLLKDMCNIKTFDLKNDGWNLVEFEKALKKERIHFVYIMPNFQNPTGISWSEEKKKKLLKLAHEYNFYIIEDDCFSEFYYTKRVEPLKVLDQTGNEKVIYIKTYSKLLMPGIGLAYMILPPAIMQKAILTKYSLDHSTSGLNQKVLEYFIADKYLDNHVKNLKKIFKAKHHKILELLAEVPHITILNKSKGGFFIWIQLADYINEEKFYHKCKLRGVSILPGNIFYHDKRSSGKIRLSFISPSLEELEEGVEIMKDILIHCDF, encoded by the coding sequence ATGACTAAAAATACTAATGTTGATGTAAGTTATTATATACAGTTATATGAAAATCTCAAATCAGAAATAATAAAAAAGAATGCTCCCAATTCTAAATTTTATTCAATCAGACAGGTTGGAATAAAATACAATACAAATATTAATACTGTATTAAAAGTTTTTAAAATGCTTGAAAGAGACGGATATATCTTTTCTGAAAAAGGAAAGGGATTTTTTATAAAAGAACATTCTAATTTTTCTATCAGTGAAGAAATAATCCCTATAATGGAAAGTTTTCATTTTGGACAGACTAATACAGAGGGGATAAATTTTTCCAATGGCAGCCCTCCTAATGATTATTTCCCACAGGAAATTTATCAAACTCTCATAGAAAAATCTTTAAAAAATCATGGAGCTTCCCTGTTAGGATACCAAGATGTACAGGGACTGGAAAGCCTTCGTATCCTTCTGGCTGACTATTTAGAAGAAAAGGATATATTTGTCAGTAAAAACGATATAATGATAACTTCAGGAACTCAGCAGTCTCTAGTTATTATATTAAAAACTTTTGGGGGTACTTCTTTAAAAACTGTTGCTATTTCAAGCCCTACATATCCCAATGCACTGAATTTATTAAAAGATATGTGCAACATCAAAACTTTTGATTTAAAGAATGATGGATGGAATTTAGTAGAATTTGAAAAAGCATTAAAAAAGGAAAGAATCCATTTTGTATATATCATGCCTAACTTTCAAAATCCTACTGGCATAAGCTGGTCAGAAGAAAAGAAGAAAAAACTTTTAAAACTGGCTCATGAGTATAATTTTTACATTATTGAGGATGACTGCTTCTCTGAATTTTATTATACTAAGAGAGTGGAGCCTCTAAAAGTTTTAGATCAAACTGGAAATGAAAAAGTTATATATATCAAAACTTATTCAAAACTTCTTATGCCTGGTATTGGACTTGCATATATGATTCTGCCTCCTGCCATCATGCAGAAAGCTATTTTGACTAAATACAGCCTTGATCATAGTACTTCTGGACTGAACCAAAAAGTATTAGAGTATTTCATAGCTGATAAATATCTTGATAATCATGTAAAAAATCTAAAAAAGATATTTAAAGCTAAACATCATAAAATACTTGAATTGCTGGCAGAAGTTCCCCATATTACTATACTGAATAAATCTAAAGGGGGATTTTTCATCTGGATACAGCTGGCTGACTATATTAATGAAGAAAAATTTTATCATAAATGCAAATTAAGGGGGGTATCTATCCTCCCAGGAAATATTTTTTATCATGATAAACGATCTTCTGGTAAAATAAGGTTGAGTTTTATTTCTCCTTCTTTAGAAGAATTAGAAGAGGGTGTAGAAATTATGAAAGATATTTTAATTCATTGTGATTTTTAA
- a CDS encoding sigma-70 family RNA polymerase sigma factor, with protein sequence MINSQTIKNAKAGNESAIQEIFSSFKSILQLKTKNYFFYGGDKEDVLQEAMIGLLKAINAYDENKNASFTTFAILCIKRQIITAIKSSNSGKNKILNMAMYSPETEDNSNIAYETKSFNFYNPEEIYLSKERFRLLNQYLKNNLSKMENEIFEYMLSEMTYTEIAKKTGRDPKSVDNSIQRIKKKLNGFLKEYDSIQ encoded by the coding sequence ATGATAAATTCACAAACAATAAAAAATGCTAAAGCCGGTAACGAAAGTGCTATTCAAGAAATATTCTCTTCGTTCAAAAGCATTCTTCAATTAAAAACAAAAAATTACTTTTTCTATGGTGGAGATAAAGAAGATGTTCTTCAAGAGGCTATGATAGGTCTTTTAAAAGCAATAAATGCATATGATGAAAATAAAAATGCGTCTTTTACTACTTTTGCTATTTTATGTATAAAACGTCAAATAATAACAGCTATTAAAAGTTCTAATTCTGGTAAGAATAAAATATTAAATATGGCCATGTACAGCCCTGAAACTGAAGATAACTCAAATATAGCTTATGAAACTAAATCTTTTAATTTTTATAACCCAGAAGAAATATACCTCAGCAAAGAAAGATTTAGACTTTTGAATCAATATTTAAAAAATAACCTGAGTAAAATGGAAAATGAAATATTTGAATACATGCTTTCTGAAATGACTTATACTGAAATAGCTAAAAAAACTGGAAGAGATCCAAAATCAGTAGATAACAGCATTCAACGTATTAAGAAGAAACTTAATGGCTTCTTAAAAGAATATGACAGCATTCAATAA
- a CDS encoding metallophosphoesterase: protein MKLDKNYDLEPLNIVLVSDIHLGYINGNSSFLKMKNIINSLNPDIVLIAGDLIDMNLEPVLEKNMLKELSDIKTKYGVYFALGNHDIYGKKAALLTATLREEGVIVLRDEKVLVNDKLYIAGRDNFSKKPLKDIIGDYSDKPVILIQHTPDTIEETVENKIDLQVSGHTHKGQFFPGNLFTKRIFLIDYGLKKISDSNILVSSGYGTWGPPIRIGSSSEICLIKFYN, encoded by the coding sequence ATCAAACTAGATAAAAATTATGATCTGGAACCTCTTAATATTGTTTTAGTATCTGATATTCATCTTGGCTATATAAACGGAAATTCCTCTTTTTTAAAGATGAAAAATATTATAAATTCTCTTAATCCTGATATTGTTTTAATAGCAGGTGATCTTATTGATATGAATTTAGAACCTGTTTTAGAAAAGAATATGTTAAAGGAATTAAGTGATATAAAAACTAAATATGGGGTATATTTTGCATTGGGAAATCATGATATCTATGGAAAGAAAGCTGCTCTTCTTACTGCAACTTTAAGAGAAGAGGGAGTAATTGTCCTAAGAGATGAAAAAGTATTAGTAAATGATAAATTATACATAGCTGGAAGAGATAATTTTTCAAAGAAACCTCTCAAAGATATCATTGGGGATTATTCAGATAAACCTGTTATCCTCATACAGCATACTCCTGATACTATTGAAGAAACTGTAGAGAACAAAATTGATTTACAAGTTTCTGGACATACACATAAAGGCCAGTTTTTTCCGGGAAATCTTTTTACAAAAAGAATTTTCCTGATAGATTATGGACTTAAAAAAATCTCTGACAGTAATATTCTCGTTTCATCAGGATACGGAACTTGGGGGCCACCTATAAGAATAGGAAGTTCTTCTGAAATATGCCTCATCAAATTTTATAATTAA
- a CDS encoding aryl-sulfate sulfotransferase: MLINRKEKLIIGSSVCIIGLGILLYVSKEKIMEKLSNSPSLVMTYKESQSKKLKKEIEKKINDKNFNSIMNRLSMEKLEILKESLEFPEVVDALNTKDNSKYNSDRYFSPDVTQEEAVKIANISKGFGEIEVLSVEFKNYLSEKYPNFNYNEINKNENKIPDVLKIKDKVLKLFPDKEIADIIKTLNGEQLNKINNIIAGNAEVVSLMEFKEEDINNFKKYEEDFFNSRLILDDMKKAVATSKGIDEITLVSPKLKEIVDQHLKNIDYKKMSSFGEFYLLDKNSDIELEKQYREKYYTFETPFIKLNPYGRTPLSAIVKIENEAVGKDITITIEGKENSPDYTYKTKVKANGEIPIIGLYPKAVNKVSLKMNNNGMLKTKNIVIETSLIDDSLPAVVIEKKVDGSIEHGMNLVSFNTKDESLPFIFDSNANIRYLLIVSPVIKKSLLDRNERGNWEAVDDNLIFEFDILGKIVNIQDNNRIKLDENWKNGVLFRNNQYLPKKNNILIVYGFSDKAYPSGVFSEIGKDSGNELFKARLYYDKNSFEDNSILSGKRIELFQE; this comes from the coding sequence ATGCTGATAAATAGAAAAGAAAAATTAATCATAGGCTCTTCAGTTTGTATTATTGGGTTAGGTATACTTCTATATGTATCTAAAGAAAAGATAATGGAAAAACTATCAAACAGCCCAAGCCTAGTGATGACATACAAAGAAAGTCAAAGTAAGAAATTAAAAAAAGAAATAGAGAAAAAAATTAATGATAAAAATTTTAATTCAATAATGAATAGATTATCAATGGAAAAATTAGAAATATTAAAGGAAAGTTTAGAATTTCCTGAAGTAGTAGATGCATTAAATACAAAAGATAATAGTAAATATAATTCAGATAGATATTTTTCCCCAGATGTAACACAGGAAGAAGCAGTAAAAATTGCAAATATAAGTAAAGGATTTGGAGAAATAGAAGTTCTTTCAGTAGAATTTAAAAATTATCTATCAGAAAAATATCCTAATTTTAATTATAATGAAATAAATAAAAATGAAAATAAGATACCTGATGTTTTGAAAATAAAAGATAAAGTCTTAAAATTGTTTCCAGACAAAGAAATAGCAGATATTATAAAAACTTTAAATGGAGAGCAGTTAAATAAGATAAATAATATAATAGCTGGTAATGCTGAAGTAGTTTCTCTTATGGAATTTAAAGAGGAAGATATAAATAATTTTAAAAAATATGAAGAAGATTTTTTTAATTCGAGACTTATCTTGGATGATATGAAAAAAGCAGTGGCTACAAGTAAAGGAATTGATGAAATAACTCTTGTATCTCCAAAATTAAAAGAGATTGTAGATCAGCATTTAAAAAATATAGATTATAAAAAAATGTCATCTTTTGGAGAATTTTATCTTTTAGATAAAAATAGCGATATAGAGCTTGAAAAACAATACAGAGAAAAATATTATACTTTTGAGACTCCTTTTATAAAATTGAATCCATATGGAAGAACACCATTGTCTGCAATAGTAAAAATAGAAAATGAAGCTGTTGGAAAAGATATAACAATAACAATAGAGGGAAAAGAAAACAGCCCAGATTATACCTATAAAACAAAAGTAAAAGCTAATGGAGAAATTCCTATAATTGGATTATATCCTAAAGCTGTAAATAAAGTATCTTTGAAAATGAATAATAATGGAATGCTAAAAACTAAAAATATTGTAATAGAAACATCATTGATTGATGACAGCCTTCCAGCAGTTGTAATAGAGAAAAAAGTAGATGGAAGCATAGAACATGGAATGAATCTTGTATCTTTTAATACAAAAGATGAGTCTCTTCCATTCATATTTGACTCAAATGCAAATATCAGATATCTTTTAATAGTTTCTCCAGTTATTAAAAAATCTCTTCTTGATAGAAATGAGAGAGGAAACTGGGAAGCAGTAGATGATAATCTCATTTTTGAATTTGACATTCTTGGAAAAATAGTAAATATTCAAGATAATAACAGAATAAAACTAGATGAAAACTGGAAAAATGGGGTGCTGTTTAGAAATAATCAATATCTTCCAAAGAAGAATAATATTCTTATAGTTTATGGATTTAGTGATAAAGCTTATCCTAGCGGAGTTTTTTCTGAGATAGGAAAAGACAGTGGAAATGAGCTTTTTAAAGCAAGACTTTACTATGATAAAAATAGTTTTGAAGATAACAGTATACTATCAGGAAAAAGAATAGAGCTTTTTCAAGAATAA
- a CDS encoding exopolysaccharide biosynthesis polyprenyl glycosylphosphotransferase, with amino-acid sequence MEQEKSTTLKLIYTVLLGIIFLLCRYFFIFEIGIPIYSLGVFTFIIVGLYITDNMEFKRYYYSNKRFVIILILNFVAFFIWFIDIWDFSIIPFMLIFTASQILISTIISIITFEIKKVTTYGNGEMKKRIVESLSKFSEYEYIDECKRDGSLSDFINNNGISILILTKLKLTKDEIKEVLDLKLSGIEVKSYSDYMLENEEKIDVEFIDEEWLLQAYGFKILHSQVQNRVKKVFDLGMAVAIGLVTLPIMAVAAVIVRLESPGPIIYSQDRVGENGKEFKVHKFRSMRNDAEKDGAKWAQQNDPRVTKFGNIMRKTRIDELPQLLNVIKGEMSFIGPRPERMVFIKELEKQIPYYNLRHMVKPGLTGWAQVMYPYGASVEDARRKLEYDLYYIKHHSLYLDIVIMLLTLKTVIFGKGR; translated from the coding sequence ATGGAACAAGAAAAAAGTACAACGTTAAAATTAATATATACAGTATTATTAGGAATAATATTTTTATTGTGCAGATACTTCTTCATTTTTGAAATAGGGATACCTATTTATTCTTTAGGGGTATTTACATTTATTATTGTAGGATTATATATTACTGATAATATGGAATTTAAAAGATATTACTACAGCAACAAAAGATTTGTAATTATATTAATACTGAATTTTGTGGCATTCTTTATATGGTTTATTGATATATGGGATTTCTCAATAATTCCATTCATGCTTATTTTTACAGCATCTCAAATATTAATAAGTACAATAATAAGTATAATTACTTTTGAGATAAAAAAAGTAACTACTTATGGAAATGGAGAGATGAAAAAAAGAATAGTGGAAAGTCTTTCTAAGTTTTCAGAGTATGAGTATATAGATGAGTGTAAAAGAGATGGATCACTTTCAGACTTCATAAATAACAATGGAATATCTATTTTGATACTTACTAAATTGAAGCTTACAAAAGATGAGATAAAAGAAGTATTGGACTTGAAGCTTTCTGGTATAGAGGTAAAGAGCTATTCAGATTATATGCTTGAAAATGAAGAAAAAATAGATGTAGAATTTATAGATGAAGAGTGGCTTCTTCAAGCATATGGATTTAAAATTCTTCACAGTCAGGTGCAAAACAGAGTAAAAAAAGTATTTGATCTGGGAATGGCAGTGGCTATTGGTCTGGTAACTCTTCCAATAATGGCAGTAGCAGCAGTTATAGTAAGACTGGAAAGTCCGGGACCTATTATTTACAGTCAGGATAGAGTTGGAGAGAATGGAAAAGAGTTTAAAGTACATAAATTTAGAAGCATGAGAAATGATGCTGAAAAAGATGGAGCAAAATGGGCACAGCAAAATGACCCAAGAGTTACAAAATTTGGAAATATAATGAGAAAAACAAGAATAGATGAACTTCCTCAGCTTCTTAATGTCATAAAAGGAGAGATGAGTTTTATTGGACCTAGACCTGAAAGAATGGTTTTCATAAAGGAACTTGAAAAGCAGATACCATATTATAATTTGAGACATATGGTAAAACCGGGATTAACTGGCTGGGCGCAGGTAATGTATCCCTATGGTGCAAGTGTGGAAGATGCCAGAAGAAAACTGGAATATGATCTTTACTATATAAAACATCACAGTCTTTATTTAGATATAGTAATTATGCTTCTTACATTGAAGACAGTAATTTTTGGAAAAGGAAGATAA
- a CDS encoding glycosyltransferase family A protein — MITIFTPSYNRKDTLPRLYESLKRQTVKEFQWIVVDDGSEDGTGKIMADYINEGAMDIIYEYQKNSGKMRAVNRGVQLAQREYFFIVDSDDYITDTCVETILKEAKELPENLGGMIFRKIDMASGKVTGKPYPEYRIDSSPIEIVYKLGIDGDKAEVFKTDILKKNPFKEFEGEKFIPEATVWVKIGEEYKMRYIDEGIYFFEYLEDGYTKNFNSLMKRNPKGFEFYYKEMLKYNIPFTNKIKFIIRLVQSKYYKLTGGNK; from the coding sequence ATGATTACAATTTTTACACCTTCATACAATAGAAAAGATACACTTCCAAGACTCTATGAAAGTCTTAAAAGACAGACTGTAAAAGAATTTCAGTGGATAGTAGTAGATGATGGTTCTGAAGATGGAACAGGAAAGATTATGGCTGATTATATAAATGAAGGAGCTATGGATATCATTTATGAATATCAGAAAAACAGTGGAAAGATGAGAGCTGTCAATCGAGGAGTGCAGTTAGCACAGAGAGAATATTTTTTCATAGTAGACAGTGATGACTATATTACTGATACTTGTGTAGAAACTATTCTAAAAGAGGCTAAGGAGCTTCCTGAGAATCTTGGAGGAATGATATTTCGAAAGATAGATATGGCAAGTGGAAAAGTTACAGGGAAGCCTTACCCAGAATACAGGATAGATTCTTCTCCTATAGAAATAGTTTATAAATTAGGAATAGATGGAGATAAAGCAGAGGTTTTCAAAACAGACATTCTTAAAAAAAATCCATTTAAGGAATTTGAAGGAGAAAAATTTATTCCAGAAGCTACTGTATGGGTCAAAATAGGAGAAGAGTACAAAATGAGATATATAGATGAAGGAATATATTTCTTTGAGTATCTGGAAGATGGATATACTAAAAACTTTAATTCTCTTATGAAAAGAAATCCAAAGGGCTTTGAATTTTATTATAAAGAGATGCTGAAATATAATATACCATTTACTAATAAAATAAAGTTTATAATAAGGCTTGTCCAAAGTAAATACTATAAACTTACAGGAGGAAATAAATGA
- a CDS encoding glycosyltransferase: MKILHVITSLELGGAEKLLTELLPAQKKLGHDIELMILSDINAVFKKDLEEKGIEIYVSKYNSKKSPLNIFEINKKIKAGNYDIVHVHLVHAQYWTRMARLLDNNKNRKYLTTEHSTSNRRRSNKILGMIDKFIFNGYDEIVSISHATENSLYDWIGGEKEKYAVIPNGIDLSIFENSIPIPRDEIGVEEGDIILMMVSRFHQSKNQKGAAEALEYLPEKYKMIFVGDGVLEEDVKKHVKEKKLESRVKFLGKRKDIPKLLKTADMIIQFSFFEGFGMTAVEGMATGRPVIASNVPGLADVVEGGGIICPNDSKELAKIILSLEDKKLYNHTAEMCLEKSKKYSIENSAEEYIKLYNKIGER; this comes from the coding sequence ATGAAAATACTTCATGTAATAACCTCTTTAGAACTGGGAGGAGCAGAGAAACTTCTCACAGAACTGCTTCCAGCTCAAAAAAAACTGGGTCATGATATTGAACTCATGATATTGAGTGACATAAATGCAGTATTTAAAAAAGATTTAGAAGAGAAAGGGATAGAAATATATGTATCTAAATATAATTCTAAAAAATCTCCACTGAATATTTTTGAAATAAATAAAAAAATAAAGGCAGGAAATTATGATATAGTACATGTACACTTGGTTCATGCTCAATACTGGACTAGAATGGCAAGACTGCTTGATAATAACAAAAATAGAAAATATCTAACAACAGAGCATAGTACTTCCAACAGAAGAAGAAGCAACAAAATTTTAGGAATGATAGATAAATTTATTTTTAATGGATATGATGAAATAGTGAGTATATCTCATGCTACAGAAAACAGCCTTTATGACTGGATAGGAGGAGAAAAGGAAAAGTATGCAGTTATTCCCAATGGAATAGATTTAAGTATATTTGAAAATTCTATTCCTATTCCTAGAGATGAGATTGGAGTAGAAGAGGGAGATATAATTTTAATGATGGTTTCAAGATTTCATCAGTCAAAGAATCAAAAAGGAGCAGCTGAAGCTTTGGAATATCTTCCTGAAAAGTATAAAATGATATTTGTTGGAGATGGAGTTTTAGAAGAAGATGTAAAGAAGCATGTGAAAGAAAAAAAACTGGAATCGCGAGTGAAATTTTTAGGAAAGAGAAAGGATATTCCTAAACTTTTAAAAACAGCAGATATGATTATTCAGTTTTCGTTTTTTGAAGGATTTGGTATGACTGCTGTAGAAGGAATGGCAACTGGGAGGCCTGTAATAGCAAGTAATGTACCTGGACTGGCTGATGTAGTAGAAGGAGGAGGGATTATATGTCCAAACGATTCTAAAGAATTAGCCAAAATAATATTGAGTTTAGAAGATAAAAAATTATACAATCATACGGCTGAGATGTGCTTAGAGAAAAGCAAAAAATACAGCATAGAAAATAGTGCAGAAGAATATATAAAACTATATAACAAAATTGGGGAGAGATAA
- a CDS encoding EpsG family protein yields the protein MMVYFIILGILGIGSLIDILILNERVKKVLYILSIVMLVVFFGTRGYLGYDWYSYKPNFDKADNIFQVLSGNYQSIFHSGYEAGFQLYSSIIKTFSSNYLVFNFVNTATDFLLIYFIFKRYSKYPIFVLFLYFGIHGIALEIDMMRNIKSILLFLCSIEYIEDRKPIVFIALNMLGMMFHSSSIIYFPMYFILNIKWNRKFILGLFILGNIYYISNVRLIINGVRMFGSYLPGGIGQKIAGYLSIIPGDFPLGFSFFYAERIVIFLLVYFAGYQLMSKRYGNIFLNSTYISVFMFLYTSELSVISLRFGILFVYSYWFVIPMLIEKAMAPAVKIGIVAVAALICCFRINNQLNFVGNKDIYIYENIFLKHRSAAEKWQKIEDAAKYKDEGHGKEISLLF from the coding sequence ATGATGGTATATTTTATAATATTAGGGATTCTAGGCATAGGCAGTTTGATTGATATATTAATTTTAAATGAAAGAGTAAAAAAAGTATTGTATATTCTTTCAATAGTAATGCTGGTTGTATTCTTTGGAACAAGAGGTTATCTAGGTTATGACTGGTATTCATATAAACCTAACTTTGATAAAGCAGATAATATTTTCCAAGTACTTTCTGGAAACTATCAGAGCATATTTCATTCAGGATATGAAGCTGGATTTCAATTATATTCAAGTATAATAAAGACTTTTTCATCTAATTATTTAGTTTTTAATTTTGTAAATACAGCTACTGATTTTCTTTTGATATATTTTATTTTTAAGAGATACTCTAAATATCCAATATTTGTATTGTTCCTATATTTTGGAATACACGGAATAGCTCTGGAAATAGATATGATGAGAAATATAAAGAGTATACTGCTGTTTTTATGTTCAATAGAGTATATTGAAGATAGAAAACCAATAGTATTTATTGCTTTAAATATGCTGGGAATGATGTTCCACAGCAGCTCTATAATATATTTCCCAATGTATTTTATACTGAATATAAAATGGAACAGAAAATTTATACTGGGGCTTTTTATTTTAGGAAATATTTACTATATTTCAAATGTCAGATTGATAATCAATGGAGTGAGAATGTTTGGAAGCTACCTTCCAGGAGGAATAGGGCAGAAAATAGCTGGATATCTTTCAATAATACCAGGGGACTTTCCATTGGGATTTTCATTTTTCTATGCTGAAAGAATAGTAATATTTTTATTGGTATACTTTGCAGGTTACCAACTGATGAGCAAAAGATATGGGAATATATTTTTAAACAGTACATATATATCTGTATTTATGTTTTTGTATACTTCTGAACTTTCAGTTATATCATTGAGATTTGGAATACTTTTTGTTTATTCTTACTGGTTTGTAATACCTATGCTCATAGAAAAAGCTATGGCTCCTGCTGTAAAAATAGGAATTGTTGCTGTAGCTGCCCTTATATGCTGTTTCAGAATAAATAATCAGTTAAACTTTGTAGGAAATAAAGATATCTATATCTATGAAAATATATTTTTGAAACATAGAAGTGCTGCTGAGAAATGGCAGAAAATAGAGGATGCAGCAAAATATAAAGATGAAGGACATGGAAAAGAAATATCACTGCTATTTTAA
- a CDS encoding glycosyltransferase family 4 protein codes for MKILFVANYMWDIYIFRGGLLKALVADGHEVVAAAPDNGRIDMEKAIPGLKSVSITLNKRGINPVEDMKLTYDLYKLYKKENPDIIFHYTIKPNIYGTIAARMAKKKSVAILTGLGYSFVKGGLISKVAIALYRFSLKFSKEIWVLNSDDKETLIENKIGNREKVFILPGEGTDCERFKPLPMERKDERTIFLMVARAFFDKGFREYEEAARILRKKYGDKVEFQFLGALGGEAVSGITEEYMNKLQEEKVINYLGTVDHPENVIKDIDCLVLPSYREGISKVLMEGAAMERPIIATNVTGCKEIVDDGENGYLVNVRDSRDLAEKMEKFIHLSKEEREGMGKKGREKILKEFDEKIIIDIYRDKISKL; via the coding sequence ATGAAGATACTTTTTGTAGCTAACTATATGTGGGACATATATATATTTAGGGGAGGATTATTAAAAGCATTAGTTGCTGACGGTCATGAAGTAGTGGCGGCAGCTCCAGATAATGGAAGAATAGATATGGAAAAAGCTATTCCAGGTCTAAAATCTGTATCTATCACTCTTAATAAAAGAGGGATAAATCCTGTGGAAGACATGAAATTGACATATGATTTGTATAAACTATATAAAAAAGAGAACCCTGATATTATATTTCACTACACAATTAAACCTAATATATATGGGACGATAGCTGCCAGAATGGCTAAGAAGAAATCTGTAGCAATCTTGACTGGATTGGGGTATTCCTTTGTAAAAGGAGGTCTTATTTCAAAAGTAGCAATCGCTTTGTATAGATTTTCATTGAAGTTTTCAAAGGAGATATGGGTTTTAAATTCAGATGATAAAGAAACTCTTATTGAAAATAAAATTGGAAACAGAGAGAAAGTATTTATCCTCCCAGGAGAAGGAACAGATTGTGAAAGATTCAAACCACTGCCTATGGAAAGAAAAGATGAGAGAACTATATTTCTCATGGTAGCCAGAGCTTTCTTTGATAAAGGATTCAGAGAATATGAAGAGGCTGCAAGAATATTGAGAAAAAAATATGGAGATAAAGTTGAATTTCAATTTTTAGGAGCATTGGGAGGAGAAGCTGTATCTGGAATCACTGAAGAATATATGAATAAGCTTCAGGAGGAAAAAGTCATAAATTATCTGGGAACAGTAGATCATCCTGAAAATGTAATAAAAGATATAGATTGTCTGGTTCTTCCATCATACAGAGAGGGAATATCAAAAGTCCTCATGGAAGGTGCAGCTATGGAGAGACCTATAATAGCTACAAATGTAACAGGATGTAAAGAGATAGTGGATGATGGAGAGAATGGCTATCTGGTAAATGTAAGGGACAGCAGGGATCTTGCTGAAAAAATGGAAAAATTCATTCACTTGTCTAAAGAAGAGAGAGAAGGAATGGGTAAAAAAGGCAGAGAAAAAATATTAAAAGAATTTGATGAGAAAATAATAATAGATATTTATAGAGATAAGATTTCAAAACTATAG